One segment of Acidianus sp. HS-5 DNA contains the following:
- a CDS encoding antibiotic biosynthesis monooxygenase, which produces MINVGLYYKVKPGHESEFEEIFKKVVDVLKSSNVGFIDGKLYKNVDNPSEYLIYSEWKDLESFRKFMLSRDFKSTTDYGKQIIEGRPYHRIFQEINT; this is translated from the coding sequence ATGATTAATGTTGGTCTTTATTATAAGGTAAAACCGGGTCATGAGAGTGAGTTTGAGGAGATCTTCAAGAAGGTTGTTGACGTGTTAAAGTCTTCTAATGTTGGTTTTATTGATGGTAAGCTTTACAAGAACGTTGATAACCCCAGTGAGTACTTAATTTATAGTGAGTGGAAGGATTTAGAATCCTTCAGGAAGTTCATGCTAAGCAGGGATTTTAAATCAACCACAGATTACGGTAAACAAATAATTGAAGGAAGACCGTACCACAGAATATTCCAAGAAATAAACACATAA
- a CDS encoding glycosyltransferase, whose amino-acid sequence MRFDIEIYLITSTLVSAFTFIYITFTLLLSSVKKGKKTHTQEVNVSGNVTAVIPVYNENISLFKKVIQSVKREKIKFIVVGDGVSEPYKSIVENEDGTFVSIKKGGKRKAIKEGIKFVKTPYVLLLDSDTILPQGGVKRLISAIQGKVVAVSPEIKIIRGKSKLAYYSSEVVQLLRRITYKALSIFGSVLTLNGQCIVARTDIIKPFILSKEYDEVRFFRFSTILGDDRQLTDYIYKSGMKVEIVEDVIVKTRAPDNVSTFFKQLTRWYRANNFFMFKEIFDGSIFKKGVFYAFSLIYWNTLPLLIIVSDLTFIEIMLRHLFLHPRILARIWEDPAHAIYFLIIRRIGGFMHTPYVDPSFVYRHIDPFYFEFFMLHNLMGELSSLASSIMLLMIFVHFRKNIKGFILGLSAFPLMFFAEIIATFTVLKKKWGSR is encoded by the coding sequence ATGAGATTCGATATCGAAATTTATTTAATTACTTCCACACTCGTTTCAGCTTTTACCTTTATTTATATTACTTTTACTCTATTGTTATCTTCCGTCAAAAAAGGTAAAAAAACTCATACTCAGGAAGTTAATGTTTCCGGAAACGTAACTGCAGTTATTCCCGTTTATAATGAGAATATATCATTATTTAAAAAAGTTATACAGTCAGTGAAGAGGGAGAAGATAAAGTTCATAGTCGTAGGTGATGGAGTATCTGAGCCTTATAAGTCAATAGTTGAAAATGAAGATGGAACCTTCGTAAGCATAAAGAAAGGGGGTAAGAGGAAAGCAATAAAGGAAGGAATAAAGTTTGTTAAAACTCCTTACGTACTTCTCCTAGATAGCGATACTATTTTACCTCAAGGAGGAGTAAAAAGGCTTATATCTGCAATACAAGGTAAAGTCGTAGCAGTTTCTCCTGAAATTAAAATAATCAGAGGAAAGAGTAAGTTAGCTTATTATTCTTCTGAAGTAGTTCAGTTATTAAGGAGGATAACGTATAAGGCGTTGTCAATTTTCGGTTCAGTGTTAACCTTAAACGGGCAGTGTATAGTTGCAAGGACTGACATAATTAAGCCTTTCATTTTATCAAAGGAATACGATGAAGTAAGGTTTTTCCGCTTTTCAACAATATTAGGAGATGATAGACAGTTAACTGACTACATATACAAATCAGGTATGAAGGTTGAAATAGTCGAAGACGTTATAGTGAAAACTAGGGCTCCTGATAACGTCTCAACATTCTTTAAGCAGTTAACTAGGTGGTATAGGGCAAACAACTTCTTCATGTTTAAGGAAATTTTTGACGGCTCGATTTTTAAGAAAGGAGTATTTTACGCCTTTAGTCTGATTTACTGGAATACTTTACCATTGCTAATTATAGTTTCCGATCTTACATTCATAGAAATCATGCTTAGGCATCTGTTTTTACACCCACGCATATTGGCTAGAATATGGGAAGATCCTGCTCATGCAATCTACTTCCTCATTATAAGGAGGATTGGAGGATTCATGCACACGCCCTATGTTGATCCCTCCTTCGTGTACAGGCATATTGATCCTTTCTATTTTGAATTCTTTATGTTACATAACCTCATGGGAGAGTTATCTTCTTTAGCAAGCAGTATAATGCTTTTGATGATATTTGTTCACTTTAGAAAGAACATAAAGGGCTTCATTCTAGGTTTATCAGCATTTCCTTTAATGTTCTTCGCAGAAATAATTGCGACATTTACCGTTTTGAAGAAGAAATGGGGAAGTAGATGA
- a CDS encoding zinc-ribbon domain-containing protein: MKACPRCGYLNPDNAFVCQKCGYYLGNVSATQSTVSATNSSTPTNTIDNTPTLSPTEKPMVKVCPVCGYINPGDASKCLRCGYVFPQPQVVVCPRCGFENPVTATSCLRCGYPLKQETGPIVQNKRKFPTIPVITSVVIAYVMIVILVYVLG; the protein is encoded by the coding sequence ATGAAAGCTTGTCCTAGATGTGGGTATTTGAATCCTGATAACGCATTTGTTTGCCAAAAATGCGGATACTACTTAGGTAACGTTTCAGCAACTCAAAGTACTGTAAGTGCAACAAATAGTAGCACACCCACGAACACAATAGATAATACACCCACGTTAAGTCCTACAGAGAAGCCCATGGTTAAAGTTTGCCCAGTTTGTGGTTACATTAATCCAGGAGATGCAAGCAAGTGCTTGAGATGTGGTTACGTATTTCCTCAGCCTCAAGTAGTGGTTTGCCCCAGATGTGGTTTTGAAAATCCAGTAACTGCCACTAGTTGTTTGAGGTGCGGTTATCCCTTGAAGCAGGAAACAGGGCCTATAGTACAGAACAAAAGGAAATTCCCTACAATTCCCGTAATAACATCAGTAGTTATTGCTTATGTTATGATAGTTATCTTAGTCTACGTCTTAGGCTAA
- a CDS encoding HEPN domain-containing protein: protein MSNLPFTFCRRALDYLKASEDALDKDLYDVSGVLSQISAELSINARFPF, encoded by the coding sequence ATGAGCAATCTACCTTTCACCTTCTGCAGAAGAGCTTTAGACTATTTAAAAGCTTCGGAGGACGCACTAGACAAAGATCTTTATGACGTGAGCGGAGTGCTTTCTCAAATCTCCGCAGAACTTTCAATAAATGCTAGATTTCCTTTCTAG
- a CDS encoding helix-turn-helix domain-containing protein yields MERKVKFPDGREVEVIAIFKFVYGLSDSELEILKLLVNTGGKLTAEDIASSLNISRNTVTKPVNMLVSKGLVLRDKEKNGSRSRPRLVYFVTPDIYHKLLDDLQRVVKDTLKEVSNIWKNT; encoded by the coding sequence ATGGAAAGAAAAGTTAAATTTCCAGATGGTAGGGAAGTCGAGGTTATTGCTATTTTCAAATTCGTTTACGGATTAAGCGATTCTGAACTTGAGATTCTTAAGTTATTAGTTAATACTGGAGGTAAACTTACGGCTGAGGATATAGCTTCTTCATTGAACATTTCTAGAAATACTGTAACTAAGCCCGTGAATATGTTGGTATCTAAAGGCCTAGTATTGAGAGACAAGGAAAAAAACGGGTCCAGAAGTAGACCTAGGCTCGTTTACTTTGTAACTCCAGATATTTATCATAAGTTATTGGATGATCTGCAGAGAGTCGTTAAGGATACTCTTAAAGAAGTTTCTAATATTTGGAAAAATACTTAA
- a CDS encoding MFS transporter yields MQKLRSFFVSSAGFFLDGYDLSVISFALYFITEEMRLNSSEEGLVSSASLIGMTVGALIFGFLADKVGRKKLMGIDLIFFMVFGITSALSQDFTQLFISRLLLGIGIGGDYPVSSTIMSEFSPARSRGKYLVAAISLYWVGTLIASVANLTFLGLYEFWRYTFLFGALISLPIIILRIKLDESPRWLASKGLLANKELNTEIENKGVNGIKELFKNPLLPYVLAVSSVWFLFDVASYGIGLYYPLVLKEFAFPSNVEVLYSTMAIAVGALLGYLIAVSAIDSLGRRKVLLIGLGGMASLLVLGGVTMIKGAVLVPYFMSFVALEQWAGAVTLFYPTEIFPTSVRSTAQGFATSVSRIGAILGVYFFPSMVHSLGFSASLIVFGITSVVAFALSFITYRETKRKELEETTIGKILPASNN; encoded by the coding sequence ATGCAGAAGTTAAGATCTTTCTTCGTATCCTCTGCAGGATTTTTCTTGGACGGTTACGATTTATCCGTAATATCTTTTGCGTTGTACTTCATAACAGAGGAAATGAGGTTAAACTCCTCTGAAGAAGGTTTAGTTTCTTCAGCATCATTAATTGGAATGACTGTAGGTGCATTAATTTTCGGATTTCTTGCAGACAAGGTAGGCAGGAAAAAGCTCATGGGGATTGACCTAATATTCTTCATGGTTTTCGGAATAACCTCAGCGTTATCGCAGGATTTTACTCAGCTGTTCATCTCTAGACTACTTTTGGGCATAGGTATTGGAGGAGATTACCCAGTATCATCAACAATAATGAGCGAATTCTCTCCGGCTAGAAGTAGAGGAAAATATCTAGTAGCCGCAATTTCACTATACTGGGTGGGAACTCTAATAGCCTCAGTAGCTAATCTCACATTCCTGGGGCTTTACGAATTTTGGAGATACACTTTCCTATTTGGAGCTCTAATTTCCCTGCCTATAATCATTCTTAGAATAAAACTCGACGAGTCTCCCAGATGGCTTGCGTCTAAAGGGTTACTGGCTAATAAGGAGTTAAATACTGAAATCGAGAATAAGGGAGTTAACGGAATAAAAGAATTGTTTAAGAATCCCCTTCTACCTTACGTTTTAGCAGTTTCATCAGTATGGTTCTTGTTCGATGTAGCGTCTTACGGTATAGGTTTGTATTATCCTCTAGTCCTTAAGGAGTTCGCTTTTCCATCAAATGTTGAAGTTTTGTACTCTACAATGGCTATAGCTGTAGGTGCATTATTAGGTTATTTAATTGCAGTCTCAGCAATCGACTCTCTGGGCAGGAGGAAAGTACTCCTTATAGGTCTAGGAGGAATGGCTTCCTTACTAGTTTTAGGAGGAGTAACGATGATTAAAGGTGCCGTGTTAGTTCCATATTTCATGAGTTTTGTAGCTTTAGAACAGTGGGCAGGAGCAGTAACTCTATTCTATCCTACAGAAATATTCCCTACCTCTGTTAGATCTACCGCACAAGGATTTGCTACCTCTGTAAGCAGGATAGGGGCAATACTTGGAGTTTACTTCTTCCCATCAATGGTTCACTCGCTGGGATTTTCAGCCTCATTAATCGTGTTCGGAATTACCTCGGTTGTGGCATTTGCACTATCTTTCATAACTTACAGAGAGACTAAAAGGAAAGAGTTGGAAGAAACTACCATAGGCAAGATACTACCTGCCAGTAATAATTGA
- a CDS encoding HEPN domain-containing protein, whose product MLDFLSRFSFPESHEIRKLLSLLSTMVMKDEIQDFIRKRRGELILLEDARSRGQYLSSGLTKEDAEICLNTVREIIELVKEVWDNKWCSD is encoded by the coding sequence ATGCTAGATTTCCTTTCTAGGTTTTCATTTCCTGAATCTCACGAAATTAGAAAGTTACTCTCCCTTTTATCTACAATGGTAATGAAAGATGAAATACAAGACTTTATAAGGAAAAGAAGGGGAGAACTAATTCTCCTGGAGGATGCAAGGAGTAGAGGACAATATTTATCCTCAGGACTTACAAAGGAGGACGCTGAAATTTGTTTAAATACTGTAAGGGAGATAATTGAACTAGTTAAGGAAGTCTGGGATAACAAGTGGTGTTCGGACTAG
- a CDS encoding Rieske 2Fe-2S domain-containing protein, translating to MIKTFLYEGKYPIMIYEKEGKEYSFLAVCPHKNRPILSEGYRIEGDTIECPFHHAVFSLITGELLKIPNSKTPCPSNCKLVKVEFTPSGVKFYGKPIIPELPRK from the coding sequence ATGATTAAGACATTCCTTTACGAAGGAAAATATCCAATAATGATTTACGAGAAGGAAGGCAAAGAATACTCTTTCCTAGCAGTCTGCCCACATAAAAATAGACCTATTTTGTCTGAAGGTTATAGAATTGAAGGAGACACTATAGAGTGTCCCTTCCACCACGCAGTCTTCAGCCTAATAACTGGAGAGCTTCTGAAGATACCTAACTCTAAAACTCCATGTCCCTCTAACTGTAAGTTAGTTAAGGTTGAATTTACACCTTCAGGAGTTAAATTTTACGGCAAGCCAATAATTCCAGAATTGCCTAGAAAATGA
- a CDS encoding protease pro-enzyme activation domain-containing protein produces the protein MRTKSIIILFLLVFATIQFLPLYHSQSQPLTPPGFKQTGSLSQNKEVIFAVYIPLKCTCKIFYYAEETSNPSSPLYHHFLTKSQIQQFLPKEEYENVLNQLKADGFKIVLTSLDSVIVAEGTVAQIHNYLGLNFAVYTNGTLTFYESYGVSKIPGVTIVSQNLTADLFSHPQFLISQKDMQQLASKVSSVNTTAPIEAYWPPALQKVYNATSLYAVGDYGQGYNIGILDFYGDPYIFQQLAYFDKVTGLPPTNFTVIPIGPYDPSTGIYSGWAGEISLDVESAHSMAPKANITLYIANGALPLSAVIACIVSQDKVDDLSQSFSIPESDISSVGAQLFYCIYMGDVYYALGSAEGITFLASSGDGGGVGYSNGPIGTVGYPSTSPFVTALGGTTTYIQFPGNSTQTAWSNYGFVPNDVNYGGSTGGVSIVEPKPYYEWSIPTPTTYPAGKTSPGISANANVYPGVYIIFPCNVTEITGGTSEASPLTAGLLALVMNYAHTELGNLNPVVFMFGENSTIYPKVFNPITFGYNIPWTASYGYNLVTGFGTLNVGEFAYYYNITTMKKELSIEVHVFNSTGMPQPQYFPGETIQIVANITYNGTPVSSGSFTAIISTTMGNISKVPMVYNPTLHIWLGVVTLPSNANGILSVTVTGNSSGIKGYGVDEVFSGYYVQFLLPQTFVPVLACVCVIVANVTDSMGQLFTMPTLNISIYKYCILNNSYVFVANVTLNETETPQGIAWVGNYPTISSGDYLIIANNAFGYVAFTDGVSIQGESPFGLFILPPVVEEPGSVYPGENIIIQGTIQPPLALTVYTSEALGVPEYCAVLYGSNVSAELVTPQGVVVSTAHIFLNCEEEYFGELHVPSNATPGLYTILLHSSYFSYTLGQYINGSFYGQIYVQKPSTVNVKVQSYSYEGETLTVYANITDSNGNEVKYGMYSATVYPQSLCFEYSQISIEVELPLWYNSELGLWVGNVTLPSTLSPGNLTYLAGLNYYGAPFKILITGESACGYSTSVSTTFAGTTYVMPYTTIEGKTIDGFQSYDAALIDDKIITNGTLTNDVLINDTIVGHVTIVDSKLTNVEFVNSMISLVESTADNLTLHKSNITLVSSTVDGINLMNSVISMQNSKVSGISPALPLITITSPTNDQNITGVYKVTFSVSGADVSEVFLLLNGQEIAEFTGNGTFTYSLNTTKYPDGSYTLEIKAIQTDGLYKESSVTVNFENQLESLNSNLNSSINHLKNCLNNEKSNLSSSITSVNNSLSSSISHEYNCLNSAKSSISTVSYVAIILAVIAIIIGILGLLKRK, from the coding sequence ATGCGTACTAAATCCATAATAATTTTGTTCCTCTTAGTTTTTGCAACTATTCAATTCCTACCGCTATACCATTCGCAATCTCAGCCATTAACTCCACCTGGCTTTAAACAAACAGGAAGCTTATCGCAGAATAAGGAAGTAATCTTCGCAGTTTATATCCCTCTGAAATGTACCTGCAAGATATTCTATTATGCTGAGGAGACTTCAAACCCATCATCACCGCTCTACCATCACTTCCTGACAAAGTCTCAAATACAGCAGTTCTTACCAAAAGAAGAGTACGAGAACGTCTTAAATCAACTTAAGGCGGACGGTTTTAAAATAGTCCTTACATCACTTGATTCAGTTATCGTTGCAGAAGGTACTGTAGCACAGATTCATAATTATCTAGGTTTGAATTTCGCAGTTTACACTAACGGCACGCTCACATTCTACGAATCCTACGGAGTTTCTAAAATACCCGGAGTTACAATAGTCTCGCAGAACCTCACAGCTGACCTATTCTCTCACCCACAGTTCTTAATTAGTCAGAAAGACATGCAACAATTAGCATCAAAGGTCTCCTCTGTTAATACTACTGCACCAATCGAGGCTTATTGGCCACCTGCGCTACAAAAGGTCTATAATGCGACATCACTTTATGCAGTGGGTGACTACGGGCAAGGGTATAATATAGGAATTCTTGACTTCTACGGAGATCCTTACATCTTCCAGCAGTTAGCTTACTTTGATAAAGTTACGGGTTTACCTCCAACAAACTTCACTGTAATACCAATAGGTCCTTACGACCCCAGCACGGGAATATATTCTGGTTGGGCTGGAGAAATAAGCCTAGATGTTGAAAGTGCACATTCAATGGCTCCCAAGGCAAACATTACTCTCTATATTGCAAACGGCGCTTTACCTCTATCCGCAGTAATTGCGTGCATAGTAAGTCAAGACAAGGTTGATGATCTATCTCAAAGCTTCAGCATTCCTGAGTCGGATATATCGTCAGTCGGTGCCCAATTATTCTATTGTATTTATATGGGAGACGTTTACTATGCCTTAGGTTCTGCAGAGGGAATAACTTTCTTAGCCAGTAGCGGAGATGGAGGAGGAGTAGGTTACAGTAACGGACCTATAGGTACTGTAGGCTATCCTTCAACTTCTCCTTTCGTAACTGCTCTAGGAGGTACTACAACTTACATACAATTTCCAGGAAATTCAACTCAAACTGCTTGGTCTAACTACGGCTTCGTACCCAACGACGTGAACTACGGAGGTTCTACTGGAGGAGTAAGCATAGTGGAACCAAAACCTTACTACGAGTGGAGTATACCAACCCCTACAACTTACCCTGCAGGGAAAACTTCTCCTGGAATTTCGGCAAACGCTAACGTCTACCCTGGAGTATACATAATATTCCCGTGTAATGTTACTGAAATAACTGGAGGAACTAGTGAAGCTTCTCCTCTAACTGCAGGACTATTGGCTCTAGTAATGAATTATGCCCACACTGAGTTGGGTAACTTAAATCCTGTAGTCTTCATGTTCGGAGAAAACTCGACAATTTATCCGAAAGTGTTTAACCCGATAACTTTCGGGTATAACATACCTTGGACTGCGAGTTATGGATATAACTTGGTTACTGGATTCGGAACACTAAACGTCGGAGAGTTTGCTTATTACTACAATATTACAACTATGAAGAAGGAACTCAGCATTGAAGTTCACGTATTTAATTCTACTGGAATGCCTCAGCCTCAATACTTCCCTGGAGAGACTATACAAATAGTTGCGAATATAACTTACAATGGAACTCCTGTCTCTTCGGGCTCATTTACTGCAATTATAAGCACAACTATGGGCAATATTTCAAAAGTACCAATGGTTTATAACCCGACCTTACACATATGGTTAGGAGTAGTTACATTACCCTCAAACGCTAACGGTATATTGTCTGTGACAGTCACAGGGAATTCTTCTGGAATTAAAGGTTATGGCGTTGATGAAGTATTTTCTGGATATTACGTACAATTCCTCCTACCACAAACCTTCGTTCCAGTATTGGCTTGCGTATGCGTTATAGTGGCAAACGTTACTGATTCCATGGGACAGCTGTTCACTATGCCGACACTTAACATAAGCATTTACAAGTATTGCATACTGAATAATTCTTACGTTTTTGTAGCTAACGTTACACTTAATGAGACTGAAACTCCTCAAGGGATAGCTTGGGTTGGTAATTATCCTACAATATCCTCAGGAGACTACTTAATTATTGCTAACAACGCATTTGGATACGTGGCATTTACTGACGGAGTTTCAATACAAGGAGAATCTCCCTTCGGTCTATTCATACTGCCTCCAGTAGTTGAAGAACCAGGTAGTGTCTACCCAGGAGAGAATATTATAATACAAGGCACGATACAGCCTCCTCTAGCATTAACTGTATATACTTCAGAAGCTTTAGGAGTACCAGAATATTGTGCTGTACTTTACGGTTCTAACGTCAGTGCAGAGTTAGTTACTCCTCAAGGTGTTGTAGTTAGTACTGCTCACATATTCCTTAACTGTGAAGAAGAGTACTTCGGAGAGCTTCACGTGCCAAGTAATGCTACTCCCGGTCTATATACGATTTTACTACACTCAAGTTACTTCTCATATACTTTAGGGCAATACATTAACGGTAGCTTCTACGGTCAGATATACGTCCAGAAGCCATCCACTGTTAATGTTAAAGTTCAGTCCTACTCATATGAAGGTGAAACTCTCACAGTTTACGCTAATATAACGGATTCTAACGGTAATGAAGTAAAGTACGGAATGTATTCAGCAACAGTGTATCCTCAATCCTTATGCTTCGAATATTCACAAATAAGCATAGAAGTAGAGTTACCTCTATGGTATAACTCAGAGCTAGGGTTGTGGGTAGGAAACGTTACATTACCTTCAACGCTCTCACCGGGCAACCTAACTTATTTAGCTGGATTAAACTACTACGGTGCACCTTTCAAGATATTAATTACCGGAGAGTCAGCCTGCGGTTACTCAACTTCAGTTTCAACAACTTTTGCGGGGACAACTTACGTAATGCCATATACTACAATTGAAGGAAAGACTATAGACGGCTTCCAGAGTTACGATGCAGCATTAATAGACGATAAAATAATAACTAACGGCACACTTACAAACGACGTGCTAATAAATGATACAATAGTGGGTCATGTTACAATAGTTGATAGTAAATTAACTAACGTAGAGTTTGTAAACTCTATGATAAGCTTAGTGGAGTCAACTGCGGATAACTTAACCTTGCATAAGTCTAACATAACCTTAGTAAGCTCTACAGTTGACGGAATCAATTTGATGAACTCAGTTATATCAATGCAGAATTCAAAAGTAAGCGGGATATCTCCAGCGTTGCCATTAATAACCATAACCTCACCTACTAACGACCAGAACATTACCGGAGTGTATAAAGTTACATTTAGCGTTAGTGGTGCTGATGTAAGTGAAGTATTCCTGCTGTTAAACGGTCAGGAGATTGCAGAATTTACAGGTAATGGCACATTCACTTACTCTCTGAACACTACCAAATATCCTGACGGAAGTTACACTCTGGAAATAAAGGCAATACAAACGGATGGTTTGTACAAAGAGTCCTCAGTAACAGTTAACTTCGAAAACCAGTTAGAGAGTTTGAATAGTAACTTGAATAGTTCGATAAACCACTTGAAAAACTGCTTAAACAACGAAAAGAGCAATTTATCATCTTCTATAACATCAGTAAACAATAGCTTATCGAGCTCTATAAGCCATGAATACAATTGCTTGAATTCTGCAAAGAGTAGTATATCTACAGTAAGTTATGTTGCTATAATATTGGCTGTAATAGCGATAATAATAGGAATATTAGGGTTACTAAAAAGAAAATAA
- a CDS encoding MarR family transcriptional regulator — protein MEFRIQFPDGRQVDFHKLIEFLYGITDSEMNILHLLLYTDEKLTVEDISERLKIAKTSISKPVNILLTKGLIMRDKVEGESKRRPKYLYYTDKSAVYNKVISDLDAIAKIFCEKYKSHIETATVK, from the coding sequence ATGGAGTTTAGAATCCAATTTCCAGATGGAAGGCAAGTGGACTTCCATAAGCTCATAGAGTTTCTTTACGGTATAACGGATAGCGAGATGAATATTTTACACTTACTCCTATATACTGATGAAAAACTTACGGTGGAGGATATATCAGAAAGGTTGAAAATTGCTAAAACCTCAATAAGTAAGCCAGTGAATATTTTATTAACCAAAGGATTAATTATGAGGGATAAAGTTGAAGGAGAGAGTAAAAGAAGGCCTAAATACCTTTATTATACCGATAAGAGCGCTGTTTATAATAAAGTAATAAGTGATCTTGACGCAATTGCTAAAATCTTTTGTGAAAAATATAAATCTCACATAGAGACCGCAACGGTAAAATAA
- a CDS encoding cytochrome ubiquinol oxidase subunit I, protein MSLEIFDRVLAGYTMGLHMLYTYWAISLPFFIIAAEYLAYKKNDPYYLAIAKRWSVVMAVLFAIGAASGAAIAVEFITVWYKWMYLVNQIDILPFDIEVMAFFTEVIFLALYLYGWDRMSRTAHMIVGGLVGVGTSASAMLIILVNSWMNTPTGFNIQAYVQNGQLTGVDPLGASLPVAALAEVPMGLAGAWFVGFGSVAGYFAFRKLTKKNMTTDEKEYYNRGLKLSTYLGALDAIFLGWAGDNAGKTLYNYQPLKLATLEGVMQTAKGAPMALGPIKIPDVLSLLSTWPPNPHALVLGYSSFVKADWDPIWYISHNAYDLHATLGILGALVAWILAYSFWRHPKNSLFKAFGLDNPAENKIPLYAMFLLGWLQLVAWESGWVAAETGRQPFVIWGPMTQTTSGLYSIQYVMLTAEGFNNSPEVLPIGISIMIVLAIAVAGTLYMLKKLFSGKEVSADVSSARLIMAANTGGTSPLNIKRK, encoded by the coding sequence GTGAGTTTGGAAATATTCGATAGAGTACTCGCAGGATACACAATGGGATTACATATGCTATACACCTATTGGGCAATATCTCTACCATTTTTCATAATAGCTGCAGAATACTTAGCTTACAAGAAGAATGATCCATACTACCTAGCAATAGCTAAAAGATGGTCAGTAGTAATGGCAGTGCTATTTGCTATAGGTGCAGCATCGGGTGCTGCAATAGCTGTAGAGTTCATAACTGTGTGGTATAAATGGATGTACTTAGTTAATCAAATAGATATACTGCCCTTCGACATAGAAGTAATGGCATTCTTCACTGAGGTAATATTCCTAGCATTATACCTTTATGGATGGGACAGGATGAGCAGGACTGCACACATGATAGTCGGAGGATTAGTAGGAGTAGGTACTTCTGCCTCAGCAATGCTCATAATCTTAGTAAATTCTTGGATGAATACTCCAACAGGATTTAACATACAAGCTTACGTGCAAAACGGACAATTAACCGGAGTAGATCCATTAGGCGCATCGTTACCAGTTGCCGCGTTAGCAGAAGTACCTATGGGATTAGCAGGAGCATGGTTCGTAGGCTTCGGATCAGTAGCAGGATATTTTGCATTTAGAAAGTTAACTAAAAAGAATATGACAACTGACGAGAAAGAGTACTATAATAGAGGTCTGAAATTGTCAACCTACTTAGGTGCGCTAGATGCTATTTTCTTAGGCTGGGCTGGAGATAATGCCGGTAAGACACTGTACAATTATCAACCGCTAAAGCTAGCTACTTTAGAAGGAGTAATGCAAACCGCTAAGGGAGCTCCGATGGCATTAGGCCCAATAAAAATACCCGACGTACTAAGCTTGTTATCGACTTGGCCTCCTAATCCTCATGCCTTAGTTTTAGGATATTCCAGCTTCGTTAAGGCAGACTGGGATCCAATATGGTACATTTCACACAATGCTTATGACCTTCATGCTACACTAGGAATATTAGGAGCTTTAGTTGCATGGATATTGGCGTACTCTTTCTGGAGGCATCCAAAGAATTCCTTATTCAAGGCTTTTGGATTAGATAATCCTGCTGAGAATAAGATTCCTCTATATGCAATGTTCCTCTTAGGATGGCTACAGCTAGTAGCATGGGAATCCGGTTGGGTTGCTGCAGAAACTGGAAGACAACCTTTCGTAATATGGGGACCTATGACACAGACAACATCTGGACTTTATAGCATACAATATGTAATGCTGACTGCAGAAGGATTTAACAATAGTCCAGAAGTATTGCCTATAGGAATTTCAATAATGATAGTTCTTGCAATAGCAGTTGCTGGAACATTATATATGTTAAAGAAATTATTCAGCGGTAAGGAAGTATCTGCAGATGTCAGCTCTGCGAGACTTATAATGGCTGCAAATACTGGCGGAACAAGCCCATTAAATATCAAAAGGAAGTGA